The following coding sequences lie in one Methanobacterium alcaliphilum genomic window:
- the pyrG gene encoding glutamine hydrolyzing CTP synthase: MIYLAKYIVVTGGVVSSIGKGITAASIGRILRSYGLDVTAIKIDPYLNWDSGTLNPYQHGEVFVTYDGMETDLDLGHYERFLDVNLSGESNITTGKVYMSVITKERKGSYLGSCVQIIPHITDEIKQMVRKMADKTQADVVLVEVGGTVGDIESQPFLEALRQLRNEEGHDNVMFVHVTYVPHLKAAGEFKTKPTQHSTKELRSTGIIPDMIICRSEEPIDTPLKKKIAHFCDVEPNAVVNAPDASSIYEVPLVLDRENVGKYIINRIKLGIDENSHDLSDWENIVESLKKEEPKVRVGIVGKYVELEDSYMSIRESLKHAAAHVGAKVEIEWISAEDSINTEKLKDLDSLLIPGGFGERGISGKLDAVRYSIENQVPLFGICLGMQCMVIEYARLHGLEEAHSTEFDVDTPYPVIDMMEEQKKIKDMGGTMRLGSYDCKLQKGTLAHTAYQEDMVEERHRHRFELNNEYREELENKGLKISGTSPDDFLVEIIELKDHPWFLGCQFHPEFKSRPNRAHPIFVSFMQATVDHKK; encoded by the coding sequence TTGATTTATCTGGCTAAATATATTGTAGTAACTGGCGGGGTTGTAAGTTCAATTGGAAAAGGAATAACCGCGGCTTCAATTGGGCGTATTTTGAGATCATATGGGCTTGATGTAACTGCTATTAAAATAGATCCTTACTTAAATTGGGATTCTGGTACTTTAAATCCTTATCAGCATGGCGAAGTTTTTGTAACCTATGATGGTATGGAAACTGATCTGGATTTAGGTCATTACGAACGCTTTTTAGATGTTAACCTTTCAGGTGAATCCAATATAACCACTGGGAAAGTTTACATGTCTGTTATTACTAAAGAAAGAAAGGGATCATATTTAGGTTCCTGTGTTCAGATAATTCCTCACATAACCGATGAGATTAAACAAATGGTTCGAAAAATGGCGGATAAAACTCAGGCTGATGTAGTATTGGTTGAAGTTGGAGGAACAGTCGGGGACATTGAAAGCCAACCATTTTTAGAAGCTTTAAGACAGCTTCGTAATGAAGAAGGCCATGACAATGTAATGTTTGTCCATGTTACATACGTTCCTCATTTAAAAGCTGCAGGGGAATTCAAAACTAAACCAACACAACACAGCACCAAGGAACTGCGCAGTACGGGTATCATTCCAGATATGATTATATGCCGTTCTGAAGAACCCATTGACACTCCTTTAAAAAAGAAAATAGCTCATTTTTGTGACGTAGAACCTAATGCTGTTGTAAATGCGCCAGATGCTTCATCCATATATGAAGTGCCATTGGTTCTGGATAGAGAAAACGTTGGGAAATATATAATCAATAGGATTAAATTAGGCATAGATGAAAACTCTCATGACCTATCTGACTGGGAGAATATCGTAGAATCACTTAAAAAAGAAGAACCCAAAGTACGTGTGGGTATTGTTGGTAAATATGTAGAACTTGAAGACTCATATATGAGTATCAGGGAATCACTAAAACATGCCGCGGCACATGTAGGGGCCAAAGTAGAAATTGAATGGATTAGTGCTGAAGATTCTATAAATACGGAAAAACTTAAAGATTTAGATTCACTACTGATTCCTGGAGGATTTGGTGAAAGGGGAATCTCTGGAAAGCTAGATGCCGTAAGATACTCCATTGAAAATCAGGTGCCTTTATTTGGAATTTGTTTAGGAATGCAGTGTATGGTTATTGAATATGCAAGACTCCATGGACTGGAAGAAGCACACAGCACTGAATTTGACGTGGATACACCTTACCCTGTAATTGATATGATGGAAGAGCAGAAAAAAATCAAAGACATGGGCGGAACCATGAGATTAGGTTCTTATGATTGCAAACTTCAAAAAGGTACCCTTGCCCATACCGCGTACCAAGAGGATATGGTTGAGGAGCGCCACCGACATAGATTTGAATTAAATAATGAATACCGTGAAGAACTTGAAAATAAGGGTCTTAAAATATCTGGAACTTCACCAGATGACTTTTTAGTAGAAATTATTGAATTAAAAGATCATCCTTGGTTTTTAGGTTGCCAATTCCATCCAGAATTTAAATCCCGACCTAACCGAGCACATCCCATTTTTGTCTCATTTATGCAGGCAACTGTAGATCATAAAAAATAA
- a CDS encoding Hsp20/alpha crystallin family protein — protein sequence MKHKQHASEMKCHLKEAFNESANKINELRCGIEESIFNHDLLPGKMINETPDSLIIKIVIPGVKKEDIKVDLSESELYLEAEIETEHILKGRVISLSDKKTAHFRRKISLPEKVIPEKSKARLKNGILKIEVVKLEKSKFKEVKIE from the coding sequence ATGAAACATAAACAACATGCATCAGAAATGAAATGTCATTTAAAGGAAGCATTTAATGAAAGTGCGAATAAAATAAATGAATTAAGATGCGGCATTGAAGAATCTATTTTTAATCATGATTTACTGCCGGGAAAGATGATAAATGAAACTCCAGATTCTTTAATAATTAAAATTGTAATTCCAGGGGTTAAAAAAGAAGATATAAAAGTTGATTTATCTGAATCAGAACTATATTTAGAAGCTGAAATTGAAACCGAACATATTCTTAAAGGTAGGGTGATTAGTTTATCTGATAAAAAAACAGCTCATTTTAGAAGAAAAATTTCACTTCCTGAGAAAGTAATTCCTGAAAAATCTAAAGCCCGATTAAAAAATGGAATTTTAAAAATAGAAGTGGTTAAATTAGAAAAATCCAAATTTAAAGAAGTTAAAATTGAATGA
- a CDS encoding TIGR00289 family protein → MKVAVLYSGGKDSTMAVYRAIQEGNQVVYLFSMISENPHSYMYHVPNIHISELSSQALNIPLIKGSTQGEEEKELDDLKLALQQLKNLGVEAIYSGALFSVYQKSRIDKLCKDLGLESVAPLWHSDPEEYMRELLDLGFEFILTGVAAEGLDESWLGRKIDENALNELIELNQKHGINVAFEGGEAETLVLDCPIFQKKIKIIESETEWFYDNGVLSIKEAVLEDK, encoded by the coding sequence ATGAAAGTAGCAGTTCTTTATTCTGGTGGAAAAGATAGTACTATGGCTGTTTACAGGGCAATTCAAGAAGGAAACCAGGTGGTTTATCTTTTCTCTATGATATCTGAAAATCCTCATTCCTACATGTACCACGTACCTAATATCCATATAAGCGAACTTTCATCCCAGGCATTGAATATTCCTTTAATTAAAGGATCTACTCAAGGAGAGGAAGAAAAAGAGTTAGATGATCTTAAATTAGCACTACAACAATTAAAAAATCTGGGTGTTGAAGCAATTTACTCTGGAGCACTATTCTCCGTATACCAAAAATCAAGAATCGATAAACTCTGCAAAGACTTAGGTCTGGAATCTGTCGCTCCTTTATGGCACAGTGACCCAGAAGAATACATGAGGGAACTTTTAGATCTGGGATTTGAATTTATATTAACTGGTGTTGCAGCTGAAGGTCTGGATGAATCATGGTTAGGTCGAAAAATTGATGAAAATGCTTTAAATGAACTTATTGAACTAAACCAAAAGCATGGAATTAATGTGGCATTTGAAGGTGGAGAAGCTGAAACATTAGTTCTGGACTGTCCAATATTCCAAAAAAAAATTAAAATCATAGAATCTGAAACTGAATGGTTCTATGATAATGGTGTTCTATCCATTAAAGAGGCTGTTTTGGAAGATAAATAA
- a CDS encoding dolichyl-diphosphooligosaccharide--protein glycosyltransferase subunit STT3, with the protein MNFSSNQFLFIFVSVVFILSIGIFIRMDSIGLEGVSLDKKEFYKDTHGQQYMYDMDSYYNYRLSNNLLKNGALGDAVYQNIEWDLHSYYPPGVPLDYPPLIAYLTVFIYKLISIFHQTELINVCFFIPAFIAPLAGIFVLFFIYRMKNDTNGFLGGLAAGLLMVCAPFYFMRTVPGFFDTDMFNLLFPIIIVWFLFEAIRANEKEKQVIFTGLSSIFMLFFALAWNGWQFLYFMILIAALIFYISQNLKKQVSFSIKNKSHIPFIFLLLSLIIIVLVNGVENLIKIASGPIETLKLTSNYIWYPWPDPYNFISELQPPELLNVLWGLGPGLIVAGVMGIVILVYNYFKESSKKAPELKFLMILLIIWTIASILSLFKGIRFEIMLIAPLSIGAGIFIYMLGDYLDKVLYKTKERRLNYSNLIFIILLIGLLVVPSVLIVQENYKNLTPRANDNLWDSAVWIKENTTNNTVIISNWVHGHFFATVSDRPVDFDGRLGYIETLPVRSWQYQGSSINIKTPNVYREYWQDKVFSTSNITLSKGILRMLATSGDNAYLTLEEYTQNPAESVKILEDILGLDKDQAYSLLTKKYLIPSQTAHKLLDYTHPSQENPYIFVTYDSLIEKGYWIFYYSNWDFKKAKGIKTIYSPGYLIRKDSNLLVYDNDLLVNLSRENATWQDKKPAKLVIIQEDEKEKIIEPDSDFNIYILLNNDRSIVLDKKFENSVFVKLVLEQDINSEFKLLYKKGDVHLWKGS; encoded by the coding sequence ATGAATTTTTCCAGCAATCAGTTCTTATTCATTTTTGTATCTGTGGTATTCATATTATCCATAGGGATTTTTATTAGAATGGATTCAATTGGTCTGGAAGGAGTTTCATTAGATAAAAAAGAATTTTATAAAGACACACATGGACAACAGTACATGTATGATATGGATTCTTATTACAACTACCGTTTATCAAATAATTTGTTGAAAAACGGAGCGTTGGGAGATGCAGTTTACCAAAATATAGAATGGGATTTGCATTCCTATTATCCTCCAGGAGTTCCTCTGGATTACCCTCCACTTATTGCTTATCTTACAGTTTTTATCTATAAATTAATCAGCATTTTTCATCAAACAGAATTAATTAACGTGTGCTTTTTCATTCCAGCATTTATTGCACCTCTTGCCGGAATTTTTGTTTTATTTTTTATATACCGAATGAAAAACGACACAAATGGATTTTTAGGTGGATTGGCAGCAGGATTATTAATGGTTTGTGCTCCTTTCTATTTCATGAGAACCGTGCCCGGGTTTTTCGACACAGACATGTTCAATCTCTTATTTCCTATTATTATTGTGTGGTTTTTATTTGAAGCTATTCGAGCAAATGAAAAAGAAAAGCAAGTTATTTTTACCGGGTTATCCTCGATTTTTATGCTATTTTTTGCTTTAGCCTGGAATGGATGGCAGTTTCTCTACTTCATGATATTAATCGCAGCATTAATTTTTTATATAAGTCAAAATCTTAAAAAACAGGTTTCTTTTAGTATAAAAAATAAATCCCACATCCCATTTATATTTTTATTATTATCCTTAATCATCATTGTTTTAGTAAATGGAGTAGAAAATTTAATAAAAATTGCTTCTGGCCCCATAGAAACCCTGAAATTGACCTCAAATTATATTTGGTACCCCTGGCCAGATCCTTATAACTTTATAAGTGAACTCCAACCTCCGGAACTTTTAAATGTTCTATGGGGGTTGGGGCCGGGCTTAATAGTGGCCGGGGTTATGGGGATAGTCATTCTTGTTTATAATTATTTTAAAGAAAGTTCTAAAAAAGCTCCTGAATTGAAATTTTTAATGATTTTACTAATAATATGGACAATAGCTTCAATATTATCACTATTTAAAGGCATTCGATTCGAAATAATGTTAATTGCACCATTGAGTATTGGTGCAGGTATTTTTATTTACATGCTCGGTGATTATCTGGATAAAGTACTTTATAAAACTAAAGAGAGGCGCCTAAATTACAGTAATTTGATCTTCATAATCCTTTTAATTGGTTTATTGGTGGTCCCCTCTGTTTTAATAGTCCAGGAAAACTATAAAAATCTTACACCTCGGGCCAACGATAACCTATGGGATTCAGCAGTATGGATTAAAGAAAATACTACAAATAATACAGTAATTATATCCAATTGGGTTCATGGACATTTTTTTGCTACTGTATCGGATAGACCAGTAGATTTTGACGGTCGTTTAGGTTACATTGAAACATTACCCGTTAGAAGCTGGCAATATCAAGGTTCTTCAATTAATATTAAAACACCGAATGTATATCGTGAATACTGGCAGGACAAAGTTTTTTCAACATCTAATATTACTCTGTCTAAAGGAATACTAAGAATGTTAGCAACCAGTGGAGACAATGCCTATCTTACCCTTGAAGAATATACTCAAAATCCCGCAGAAAGTGTTAAAATATTAGAAGATATTTTAGGTCTTGATAAAGATCAAGCTTATTCATTACTTACCAAGAAATATCTTATCCCTTCTCAAACTGCGCATAAATTATTGGATTACACTCATCCATCACAGGAAAATCCATACATTTTTGTAACCTATGATTCACTGATAGAAAAAGGTTACTGGATATTCTATTACAGTAATTGGGATTTTAAAAAAGCCAAAGGTATTAAAACCATATATTCCCCTGGATATTTGATTAGAAAAGATAGTAATCTACTAGTTTATGATAATGATTTATTGGTTAATCTTTCCAGAGAAAATGCAACATGGCAAGATAAAAAACCAGCAAAGCTTGTAATTATCCAGGAAGATGAAAAAGAGAAAATAATTGAACCGGATAGTGATTTTAATATTTATATACTCTTAAATAATGATAGAAGTATTGTTCTAGATAAAAAATTTGAAAATTCGGTTTTTGTTAAGTTAGTATTAGAACAAGATATTAATAGTGAATTCAAATTACTTTATAAAAAAGGAGACGTTCATTTGTGGAAAGGATCTTGA
- a CDS encoding DUF5518 domain-containing protein, whose amino-acid sequence MFYYVEVIWGTIIAFVLSMSLGYLLGALGSFLGFILATVFVGYQVNEDIINGAFHGAIVGLAAGILAFISMIIMGILFEVGPGLRIMEFGLFGIIIGWVVDLIIGTSGGIIGSKINS is encoded by the coding sequence ATGTTTTATTATGTAGAAGTAATTTGGGGAACTATAATTGCTTTTGTACTCAGCATGAGTTTAGGATATCTCCTGGGAGCATTGGGATCCTTTTTAGGATTTATATTAGCCACCGTATTTGTTGGTTATCAGGTAAATGAAGATATTATAAATGGGGCGTTTCATGGAGCAATTGTAGGGTTAGCTGCAGGAATTCTTGCCTTTATTTCAATGATTATTATGGGTATTCTTTTTGAAGTAGGGCCCGGGTTAAGGATAATGGAATTTGGATTATTTGGAATAATCATAGGATGGGTGGTGGATTTAATAATTGGAACAAGCGGAGGAATTATTGGATCAAAAATAAACTCCTGA
- a CDS encoding cofactor-independent phosphoglycerate mutase has translation MKYVVLIGDGMADYPLEELNNKTPLQAANKPNMDEVARGGVNGLLETVPHGMEPGSDVANLAIMGYDPEKYYTGRGPLEASSMGVSLDKNDVAFRCNFITNEEGILADFNAGHISTQESTELIHELNNSFGDYGTFYPGVSYRNLFVYSKKESSNLKTTPPHDIVGEPILDHLSMPTDDENAVIINKIMKESQKILLNHEINHKRIKNGKKAANMIWLWGQGKKPQMDSFLKNYGLQGATITGVDLIKGIGVNLGLDNINVPGATGYFDTDYKAKGKYALEALENHDIVFVHVESPDEAGHAGDIKEKIKGIEEIDSKILGPLLDHLPSFDQYKLTLLPDHATPIAVKTHTMDPVPYAVYSPGLDADEVQKYDEFDAKNGILGMGKAHNLINKLINGF, from the coding sequence ATGAAATACGTAGTTTTAATTGGAGATGGAATGGCAGATTATCCTTTGGAAGAATTAAATAATAAAACTCCATTACAGGCAGCAAATAAACCTAATATGGATGAAGTTGCAAGAGGAGGTGTTAATGGTCTGCTTGAGACTGTACCTCATGGTATGGAACCTGGTTCAGATGTGGCAAATCTGGCTATTATGGGATATGATCCTGAGAAATATTATACTGGCCGTGGACCTTTAGAAGCATCTAGCATGGGCGTTTCTTTAGATAAAAATGATGTGGCTTTTCGCTGCAATTTCATTACTAATGAAGAAGGAATTCTAGCTGATTTTAATGCAGGACACATCAGTACTCAAGAGTCCACTGAGCTTATACATGAATTAAATAATAGCTTCGGCGATTACGGAACTTTTTATCCAGGGGTAAGTTACCGAAACCTTTTTGTCTATTCTAAAAAAGAATCATCAAATCTAAAAACTACTCCACCTCACGATATAGTGGGAGAACCTATACTAGATCACTTATCTATGCCTACAGATGATGAGAACGCAGTCATAATTAATAAGATCATGAAAGAAAGCCAAAAAATACTATTAAATCATGAGATAAATCATAAAAGGATTAAAAATGGTAAAAAAGCTGCTAATATGATATGGTTGTGGGGGCAGGGTAAAAAACCTCAAATGGATTCATTTTTGAAAAATTATGGTCTTCAAGGCGCAACAATAACGGGGGTGGATTTAATAAAAGGGATTGGTGTTAATTTGGGTTTGGATAATATTAACGTTCCTGGTGCAACGGGTTACTTTGATACAGATTATAAAGCTAAAGGAAAATATGCTTTAGAAGCTTTAGAGAACCATGATATTGTATTTGTACATGTGGAATCTCCTGATGAGGCAGGACATGCTGGAGATATAAAAGAAAAAATAAAGGGTATAGAAGAAATCGACTCAAAAATATTAGGCCCATTACTTGACCATTTACCATCATTTGATCAATACAAATTGACATTACTGCCAGATCATGCTACCCCTATTGCAGTGAAAACTCATACTATGGATCCTGTTCCTTATGCAGTTTATTCACCCGGACTGGATGCTGATGAAGTGCAAAAATATGATGAATTTGATGCAAAAAATGGAATATTAGGAATGGGAAAAGCCCATAATTTAATAAATAAGTTAATCAATGGGTTTTAA
- a CDS encoding A24 family peptidase C-terminal domain-containing protein — MISYIALSCTFIAIIACFYASYSDLKKGIIPNKLTFPLIGIGILLNGINAFILGNIMILVYTLLFTGTIFVLGYAFWKLGAWAGGDVKLFTALAAILPFQPLIVNYTFLNTSFPILAYYPFPFTLIINSILSTFPFLLLFVFYIAYNEKRHLISELTSPVKDYKKNMVLALVVTSSVTITVLITPFLPFQILILSLILIYLLTMTISRLPNRVKAVLVSIVTVYAIYKSFELAITGIVVVFISITIIGIIRKLLTSVNRQALQDDLEVDKLRDGMIMAHCLYEKDDKVFFDDSSMFSGFKKAAKTGDISTLTAPKGKLLIGNLAAGLTDENIDLLKDMVSQKKLENKFRVKRGVPFAPSIFIGLLISLFIGDLALIFFQLVQLLV, encoded by the coding sequence ATGATTTCATATATTGCTCTAAGCTGTACTTTTATAGCCATAATTGCATGTTTTTATGCATCTTACAGTGATTTAAAAAAGGGAATAATCCCAAACAAACTTACATTTCCTTTAATTGGCATAGGAATCCTTCTTAATGGAATTAATGCTTTTATACTTGGAAATATAATGATTTTAGTTTATACGTTGTTATTTACTGGAACTATTTTTGTTTTAGGATATGCATTCTGGAAACTTGGTGCCTGGGCCGGTGGAGATGTAAAATTATTCACAGCACTAGCTGCTATTTTACCATTTCAACCATTAATAGTTAATTACACCTTTTTAAACACATCATTTCCAATTTTAGCTTACTATCCGTTCCCTTTTACATTAATAATTAACAGTATTCTTTCTACTTTCCCATTTCTATTATTATTTGTATTTTACATTGCATATAATGAAAAGAGGCATTTAATAAGTGAACTCACATCTCCTGTAAAAGATTACAAAAAAAATATGGTCTTAGCATTGGTTGTCACTTCTTCAGTAACCATAACTGTTTTAATAACGCCATTTCTACCATTCCAGATTTTGATTTTATCATTAATATTGATTTATCTATTGACTATGACAATTTCCAGGTTGCCCAATCGGGTAAAGGCCGTGCTGGTTTCAATCGTCACGGTTTATGCTATTTATAAAAGCTTTGAATTGGCAATCACGGGGATAGTAGTAGTCTTTATTTCCATAACTATTATTGGAATAATAAGGAAATTATTAACCTCTGTGAATAGACAGGCTCTGCAGGATGATTTGGAAGTAGATAAGCTGCGAGACGGAATGATAATGGCCCATTGTTTATATGAAAAGGATGACAAAGTTTTCTTTGATGATAGTAGTATGTTTTCTGGTTTTAAAAAAGCAGCAAAAACAGGTGATATAAGCACCTTAACGGCACCTAAAGGTAAATTATTGATTGGTAATTTAGCGGCTGGATTAACTGATGAAAATATAGATCTACTAAAAGATATGGTTAGTCAGAAAAAATTAGAAAATAAATTCCGGGTAAAAAGAGGTGTACCTTTTGCACCATCAATATTCATAGGCCTATTAATTTCATTATTCATTGGAGATTTGGCCTTAATTTTCTTCCAACTGGTGCAGTTACTGGTGTAA
- a CDS encoding DUF2101 family protein: MSFFSRFGDIIISIFSFTGTIVIEIIKLPSRIKNLDLKRTGPEKVKETVNQIKNEEIVDKISNMTKRDEKYSPSEELKNELKNEEMVKVPKSLEESDGTIMIKGLKFSSKEKENTILRLQIMAGSFLIVSVLFVFNFISFIIFAIVGLALVALTVYTLYNKIKLMYPDDFNAYRDFFLMYIAVGFILVIVAGNSAITMAFPFQFFPSFSVLIFALLAVLAVFLIFRIRYHRDFTYGEIIEVGSNTSHVKVEYDIQSNVKPDLYLVENNGIDLKEGEQVKLEVRGSTFNMNGNKPVKIIEKVHDF; encoded by the coding sequence ATGAGTTTTTTTTCCAGATTTGGTGATATAATAATATCAATTTTTTCATTTACAGGAACCATAGTTATTGAAATTATAAAACTTCCCAGCCGAATTAAGAATTTGGATCTAAAGAGGACCGGCCCTGAAAAAGTAAAGGAAACTGTTAATCAAATTAAAAATGAAGAAATTGTTGATAAAATTTCTAATATGACTAAAAGAGATGAAAAATACTCACCTTCTGAAGAATTAAAGAATGAACTTAAAAATGAAGAAATGGTTAAAGTTCCAAAATCTTTAGAGGAGTCAGACGGCACTATAATGATTAAAGGTTTGAAGTTTTCTTCAAAAGAAAAGGAAAATACTATTCTACGCTTGCAGATTATGGCAGGATCATTTTTAATAGTTTCTGTACTTTTTGTTTTTAACTTTATTTCATTCATTATTTTTGCAATTGTCGGATTAGCTTTGGTCGCCTTAACGGTTTATACTCTTTACAATAAAATCAAATTAATGTACCCGGATGACTTTAATGCGTATAGGGATTTCTTTTTGATGTATATAGCAGTGGGTTTTATTTTGGTAATTGTAGCAGGAAACTCTGCCATAACCATGGCTTTTCCATTCCAGTTTTTCCCTTCATTTTCAGTACTCATATTCGCACTTTTAGCTGTTTTAGCAGTATTTCTCATATTCCGAATTAGATATCACCGGGATTTTACCTATGGTGAAATAATTGAAGTCGGAAGCAATACTTCACATGTAAAGGTTGAATATGATATCCAATCTAATGTAAAACCAGACCTATATTTAGTGGAAAACAATGGAATTGATCTAAAAGAAGGAGAACAGGTTAAATTAGAAGTTAGAGGAAGTACATTTAATATGAATGGAAACAAACCAGTTAAAATCATTGAAAAAGTTCATGATTTCTAA
- a CDS encoding ABC1 kinase family protein: MMLGPFNKQKPDLGRLREIISVLIKYQFGNIMAQAGFKKSFKISFTRETDFEEDLDSTAPERLRLVLEELGTTFIKLGQVLSTRPDLVGKDIADELAKLQDEVPPFEYSEVEKVVEAELEGPMDEFFKSFKKTPIASASIAQVHRARLIDGSEVAVKVQRPDLEEQIQKDISLMRYLARQMDKRIKNIKYYNLPSIVDEFERVIDNEMDFSQEARNLEKFKAMFDDDPEIYAPKIYKKYSTNRVLTMEFIHGTKISEIIETDIDINRRRIAEIGTEAYFKMIFLNGFFHADPHAGNIFVMKNNVLCFVDFGMVGHLDSEFMDNLAELFIFTINYDIKGMINQMMYMRLIDDDTNMEELRFDLLNLLDKYYGAEIDDIGGLINEFSMPGIMVKHKIKLPKDFILLGRVLSMAEDIGRKLDPTFNGIYLAQPLIKKIIKKKLSPMRFLDYQTQYLFEIEHLLKDLPQTMNRLIFRLEEGKLKMETDLKGLDTFSDRLETMTNRISLALLISSIIIGSSLILQTDKGMPMPTIGFSSVGLIIFLIGAIFAIVLTIFIIRFGRI, from the coding sequence ATGATGCTTGGTCCTTTCAACAAGCAAAAACCAGATTTAGGACGATTAAGAGAAATTATTAGTGTGCTTATTAAATACCAGTTTGGTAATATTATGGCACAAGCTGGTTTTAAAAAAAGTTTTAAAATATCATTCACTCGTGAAACTGATTTTGAAGAAGATCTGGATAGTACTGCGCCTGAAAGATTGCGACTCGTTTTAGAAGAATTAGGAACTACTTTTATAAAATTAGGTCAAGTATTAAGCACCCGTCCAGATCTAGTGGGGAAGGATATTGCAGATGAACTGGCAAAGCTGCAAGACGAAGTACCTCCCTTTGAATATAGTGAAGTTGAAAAAGTGGTGGAAGCAGAACTGGAAGGGCCTATGGATGAATTTTTTAAAAGTTTTAAAAAAACACCTATTGCCTCTGCTTCCATAGCTCAGGTCCATAGGGCACGTCTTATTGATGGCAGTGAAGTTGCAGTTAAGGTTCAAAGACCTGATCTAGAAGAACAAATTCAGAAAGATATATCTTTAATGAGATATCTTGCACGGCAGATGGATAAAAGAATTAAAAATATTAAATATTATAATTTACCCAGTATAGTGGACGAATTTGAGAGGGTTATTGATAATGAAATGGATTTTTCACAGGAAGCGCGGAATTTAGAAAAATTTAAAGCCATGTTTGATGATGATCCTGAAATATATGCACCTAAAATTTATAAGAAATATTCAACCAACAGGGTTTTAACCATGGAATTTATTCATGGCACAAAAATTAGTGAAATTATTGAAACAGATATAGACATTAACCGCAGAAGAATTGCCGAGATTGGTACTGAAGCTTATTTTAAAATGATATTTTTAAATGGTTTTTTCCATGCCGACCCCCATGCAGGAAATATTTTTGTGATGAAAAATAATGTGCTGTGTTTTGTTGATTTTGGAATGGTTGGACATTTAGACTCTGAATTTATGGACAACCTTGCAGAATTATTTATTTTCACTATAAACTATGATATTAAAGGCATGATTAACCAGATGATGTACATGCGTTTAATTGATGACGATACTAATATGGAAGAACTGCGTTTTGACCTTCTCAATCTTCTAGATAAATATTATGGGGCTGAAATTGATGATATTGGTGGTCTAATAAATGAATTCAGTATGCCTGGAATAATGGTTAAACATAAGATTAAGCTTCCTAAAGATTTCATTCTATTGGGAAGAGTACTGAGCATGGCCGAGGATATAGGTCGCAAATTAGACCCTACATTTAATGGAATATATTTAGCTCAACCACTTATTAAAAAGATTATAAAGAAAAAATTAAGTCCAATGCGTTTTTTAGATTATCAGACCCAATATCTATTTGAAATTGAACATTTACTTAAAGACCTACCTCAAACCATGAACCGATTAATCTTTCGCCTTGAAGAAGGTAAATTAAAAATGGAAACTGATTTGAAAGGTCTGGACACATTTTCAGATCGTTTAGAAACAATGACCAATCGTATTTCGCTGGCATTATTAATATCTTCAATTATTATTGGGTCTTCATTGATATTACAAACAGATAAAGGTATGCCCATGCCCACTATAGGCTTTTCATCAGTAGGACTTATAATTTTTTTAATTGGGGCAATTTTCGCAATAGTGCTCACCATATTCATTATCAGGTTTGGCCGTATCTAA
- a CDS encoding class III signal peptide-containing protein: MMKGLDSRGQVSVEYLLLVLVIILMFTAITIPLVSNSLQASNDVSTASDAKNAVENIAKAVDMVYANGPGAKRTISVYFPQTTTLRASNYTIGLNTTLSNGTKFVNATTQYIVNKNVSITEGWRTVIVYWPVGSSITYNVT, encoded by the coding sequence ATGATGAAAGGGTTAGATTCAAGAGGGCAAGTTTCTGTTGAATATTTGTTACTTGTACTGGTTATAATATTGATGTTCACTGCTATTACTATACCTCTGGTTAGTAACTCGCTTCAAGCCAGTAACGATGTTTCAACAGCATCAGATGCAAAAAATGCGGTTGAAAATATTGCAAAAGCAGTAGACATGGTATATGCTAATGGTCCTGGAGCAAAAAGGACAATATCTGTTTATTTCCCTCAGACAACTACTCTTCGAGCTTCCAATTATACTATTGGACTCAATACTACGCTATCTAATGGCACTAAATTTGTAAATGCTACCACACAATATATTGTAAATAAAAATGTTTCCATTACTGAAGGATGGCGCACGGTGATTGTTTACTGGCCAGTTGGATCTTCTATTACTTATAATGTAACATAA